One segment of Panicum virgatum strain AP13 chromosome 1K, P.virgatum_v5, whole genome shotgun sequence DNA contains the following:
- the LOC120709818 gene encoding probable metal-nicotianamine transporter YSL14 isoform X4 codes for MTVDSKISQHWVLKLINTGGILSWGVMWPLIAKKKGSWYPADAGDSSLHGLQAYRVFISIALILGDGLYNFIKVLLRTIAGFITMVQQNSKSMLPVSDIGSSMSTTEDVSFDEERRTELFLKDQIPKSVAYGGYIAVAAISIGTLPQIFPQLKWYYILVAYVVAPVLAFCNAYGSGLTDWSLASTYGKLAIFVFGAWAGLAHGGVLVGLAACGVMMSIVSTASDLMQDFKTGYLTLASPRSMFISQVIGTGMGCVIAPCVFWLFYKAFGDIGESGTEYPAPYAIVYRNMAILGVDGFGSLPKNCLTLCYIFFAVAIAINLVRDLAPHRVSRFIPLPMAMAIPFYIGPYFAIDMFLGSTILFVWSRLNKAKADAFGPAVASGLICGDGIWTLPQSILALAKVNPPICMKFLSRATNAKVDSFLGLS; via the exons ATGACTGTGGATTCAAAAATTTCCCAACATTGGGTCTTGAAGCTTATAAACACAG GCGGTATCCTCTCATGGGGTGTAATGTGGCCTCTCATTGCCAAGAAGAAGGGGAGTTGGTACCCAGCTGACGCCGGAGACTCAAGTCTACATGGACTGCAGGCTTACAGG GTTTTTATTTCCATTGCTTTGATTCTTGGGGATGGTTTATACAACTTCATTAAGGTGCTGCTCCGCACTATTGCGGGCTTCATAACAATGGTTCAGCAAAATTCAAAAAGCATGCTTCCCGTTTCAGACATTGGCAGCTCAATGTCCACTACTGAAGATGTATCCTTCGACGAAGAACGGCGCACTGAGCTTTTTCTGAAAGATCAAATTCCCAAGTCAGTTGCATATGGAGGCTATATCGCAGTTGCTGCTATATCGATTGGCACTCTTCCTCAGATCTTCCCGCAGCTCAAGTGGTACTACATTTTGGTTGCCTATGTGGTGGCGCCTGTGCTGGCCTTCTGCAACGCCTACGGAAGTGGCCTCACTGACTGGTCTCTCGCCTCCACCTACGGCAAGCTCGCCATCTTCGTGTTTGGCGCTTGGGCCGGCCTCGCTCACGGTGGTGTACTCGTCGGGCTCGCCGCGTGTGGCGTCATGATGAGCATCGTGTCCACGGCCTCAGACCTGATGCAGGACTTCAAGACCGGGTACCTGACGCTCGCGTCGCCGAGGTCTATGTTCATCAGCCAGGTGATCGGAACCGGGATGGGGTGCGTCATCGCGCCCTGTGTCTTCTGGCTGTTCTACAAGGCTTTCGGCGACATCGGCGAGAGCGGCACCGAATACCCGGCGCCCTACGCCATAGTGTACCGCAACATGGCCATCCTCGGTGTGGATGGCTTCGGCTCGCTGCCGAAGAACTGCCTCACCCTCTGCTACATCTTCTTCGCGGTGGCGATCGCCATCAACCTGGTGAGGGACCTGGCCCCGCACAGGGTGTCGAGGTTCATCCCGCTGCCGATGGCGATGGCTATCCCCTTCTACATCGGGCCCTACTTCGCCATCGACATGTTCCTGGGCAGCACGATCCTCTTCGTGTGGTCGCGGCTGAACAAGGCAAAGGCGGACGCATTCGGGCCCGCGGTAGCCTCGGGACTGATCTGCGGGGACGGGATCTGGACCCTGCCGCAGTCCATTCTGGCTCTGGCTAAGGTGAATCCCCCAATTTGCATGAAGTTTTTGTCGAGAGCAACCAATGCCAAGGTGGACAGCTTCCTCGGGTTGTCGTGA
- the LOC120709814 gene encoding ribosomal RNA-processing protein 14-like — protein sequence MGRKPSDAAAAVAAAVDDEALAATMPADLLAAADCGGVHGHALFFDALVQLIPPRFYLPSGDEDRPWYQGLSKAAKAAMKAQSRANVKAARRARLDPSVPPASTLDLLKKSIADQAAEEEDDDDEGNSGEESAEPGDEASSEDEDDDEIEEDDEDGDEMDEMPIAPAAVVSEDRSVTYEELQERLRRRIVELRGNRCTRPEFLNKPKKEMGKKAKGKNENRGKGEGKKRKRDDGSEDAEGKDGKKAKKAEEKPDIMYANVVVDPKEARRRKKRRIKNKKKELERAKRLQEAKQDPEKANKIAWDTARRRAAGEKVHDDPKLIKESLKKEEKRQQKHAAQWKERQKTVDKQRKEKQKKRTENIRERANQKKMRKIEKREKKLMRPGFEGRKDGYVNE from the coding sequence ATGGGCAGGAAAccctccgacgccgccgccgccgtcgcagcggCGGTCGACGACGAAGCCCTCGCGGCGACCATGCCCGCCGACCTCCTGGCCGCGGCCGACTGCGGTGGCGTCCACGGGCACGCCCTCTTCTTCGACGCCCTCGTGCAGCTCATCCCACCGCGCTTCTACCTCCCCTCCGGCGACGAGGACCGCCCCTGGTACCAGGGCCTCTCTAAGGCCGCCAAGGCGGCCATGAAGGCCCAGTCCCGCGCCAACGTCaaggccgcccgccgcgcgcgcctcgaCCCCTCCgtgccgccggcctccaccctCGACCTCCTCAAGAAGTCTATCGCCGACCAGGCggcggaggaagaagatgacgacGATGAGGGTAACTCAGGAGAAGAGAGCGCGGAACCTGGGGATGAGGCAAGCTCCGAGGATGAAGACGACGATGAGATAGAGGAGGATGATGAAGACGGGGATGAGATGGATGAGATGCCGATTGCTCCGGCGGCAGTGGTGTCCGAGGATCGGTCGGTGACCTACGAGGAGCTGCAGGAACGGCTTCGCCGCCGCATCGTGGAGCTTCGTGGCAACCGGTGCACCAGGCCTGAGTTCTTGAATAAGCCCAAGAAGGAGATGGGAAAGAAGGCAAAGGGGAAGAATGAGAATAGGGGAAAGGGCGAGGGCAAGAAGAGGAAGCGTGATGATGGCTCCGAGGATGCGGAGGGCAAGGATGGGAAAAAGGCCAAGAAGGCCGAGGAGAAGCCAGATATCATGTATGCAAACGTTGTTGTTGACCCAAAGGAGGCAAGGCgcaggaagaagagaaggattaagaacaagaagaaggagCTGGAGCGGGCTAAGCGGTTGCAGGAGGCGAAGCAGGATCCTGAGAAGGCGAACAAGATTGCGTGGGATACAGCAAGAAGACGGGCTGCTGGGGAGAAGGTGCATGATGACCCCAAGTTGATTAAGGAGAGCTTGAAGAAAGAGGAAAAGCGGCAGCAGAAGCATGCTGCTCAGTGGAAGGAGAGGCAGAAGACTGTGGACaagcagaggaaggagaagcagaaGAAAAGGACAGAGAACATCCGGGAGCGGGCAAACCAGAAGAAGATGCGCAAGATTGAGAAGCGTGAGAAAAAGCTTATGCGCCCTGGATTTGAGGGCCGCAAGGATGGTTATGTCAACGAGTAA
- the LOC120709810 gene encoding pentatricopeptide repeat-containing protein At4g36680, mitochondrial-like: MAALAILLRHGRRASAHGLRLSRALSAATAGTDPGAISVSKAKQRLRREFDPDRAVSILAAINKSSMSAGATRNALTVAASRLARARRFADAEALISSYLPACTTEPYLAAVLCSYAAAKLPEKALDAFRSAVPSLPTPISPLPFNALLSTLLRCRCHHQIPALFTELSKEFSITPDNTSYGILVKAYCMNQDRAKAKQTLDQMREQGISPTTKTYTTLIDSMYKHKKAEEAELLWKEMVESGCKPDVAAYNVKVTYFGLYGKPEEVMEVMEEMEADGLKPDIITYNFLMTSYCKNGKLEDAMVLYRSLAEKGCSPNAATYKHMLAALCKNGNFDAGLHIFEESLKKNRIPDFRTMKELVEGLVKGGRVAEAKKVVAEMHKRFPNFLLSGWKKLEKELGLDSDSGDASHSECIYGKIDAEAKSVAADAEAFGIEGSAAEATAVSEESSDDEPPVPKEVP; this comes from the coding sequence ATGGCTGCGCTCGCGATCCTcctccgccacggccgccgcgccaGCGCCCACGGCCTCCGCCTCTCCCGCGCGCTCTCCGCCGCCACAGCCGGCACCGACCCCGGCGCCATCTCGGTGTCCAAGGCCAAGCAGCGCCTCCGCCGCGAGTTCGATCCGGACCGCGCGGTCTCCATCCTGGCGGCCATCAACAAATCCTCCATGTCGGCCGGCGCCACCCGCAACGCCCTCACCGTCGCCGCGAGCCGcctcgcccgcgcccgccgcttCGCCGATGCGGAGGCGCTCATCTCCTCCTATCTCCCTGCGTGCACGACCGAGCCCTACCTCGCCGCCGTACTGTGCTCCTACGCCGCCGCCAAGCTCCCCGAGAAGGCCCTTGACGCCTTCCGCTCCGCCGTGCCGTCTCTCCCGACCCCCATCTCCCCGCTCCCCTTCAACGCCCTCCTCTCCACCTTACTTCGATGCCGCTGCCACCATCAAATCCCCGCCCTTTTCACCGAGCTCTCCAAGGAGTTTTCCATCACCCCCGACAACACGTCATATGGCATCCTTGTCAAAGCCTACTGCATGAATCAAGACAGGGCTAAGGCGAAGCAAACCCTGGATCAGATGCGCGAGCAAGGTATCTCACCGACCACCAAAACATACACCACATTAATCGATTCAATGTATAAGCACAAGAAGGCAGAGGAGGCTGAGCTCTTGTGGAAGGAGATGGTGGAGAGTGGATGCAAGCCTGATGTGGCGGCGTATAATGTGAAGGTCACGTACTTCGGACTGTATGGGAAGCCGGAAGAGGTTATGGAGGTGATGGAAGAGATGGAGGCTGATGGATTGAAGCCGGACATCATCACCTACAATTTCCTCATGACTAGCTACTGCAAGAATGGAAAATTGGAGGATGCCATGGTTCTGTACCGTTCACTAGCTGAGAAGGGGTGCTCTCCAAATGCTGCTACGTACAAGCACATGTTGGCAGCATTGTGCAAAAATGGCAACTTTGATGCTGGGTTGCACATCTTTGAGGAAAGCTTGAAGAAGAACAGGATACCAGATTTTAGGACAATGAAAGAGTTGGTTGAGGGATTGGTAAAAGGAGGCCGGGTGGCAGAGGCGAAGAAGGTTGTTGCAGAGATGCATAAGAGGTTCCCAAACTTTTTACTATCTGGGtggaagaagcttgagaaggagcTTGGGTTGGACTCAGATAGCGGAGATGCTTCTCATTCAGAATGTATATATGGAAAAATTGATGCTGAGGCAAAGTCTGTTGCTGCAGATGCAGAGGCATTTGGGATTGAAGGATCTGCTGCTGAGGCAACTGCTGTATCAGAAGAATCTAGTGATGATGAACCGCCTGTGCCTAAGGAAGTGCCATGA
- the LOC120709818 gene encoding probable metal-nicotianamine transporter YSL14 isoform X2 gives MLIGGFGSYLFGMSDKIARQATEAKDANNIKDPHLGWMIGFLFLVSFIGLLALVPLRKIMIVDYKLTYPSGTATAYLINGFHTPEGAKLAKKQVKTLGKYFVFSFFWGFFQWFYTAGDDCGFKNFPTLGLEAYKHRFFFDFSPTYVGVGMICPYIVNVSVLLGGILSWGVMWPLIAKKKGSWYPADAGDSSLHGLQAYRVFISIALILGDGLYNFIKVLLRTIAGFITMVQQNSKSMLPVSDIGSSMSTTEDVSFDEERRTELFLKDQIPKSVAYGGYIAVAAISIGTLPQIFPQLKWYYILVAYVVAPVLAFCNAYGSGLTDWSLASTYGKLAIFVFGAWAGLAHGGVLVGLAACGVMMSIVSTASDLMQDFKTGYLTLASPRSMFISQVIGTGMGCVIAPCVFWLFYKAFGDIGESGTEYPAPYAIVYRNMAILGVDGFGSLPKNCLTLCYIFFAVAIAINLVRDLAPHRVSRFIPLPMAMAIPFYIGPYFAIDMFLGSTILFVWSRLNKAKADAFGPAVASGLICGDGIWTLPQSILALAKVNPPICMKFLSRATNAKVDSFLGLS, from the exons ATGTTAATTG GTGGCTTCGGTAGTTATCTATTTGGGATGAGTGATAAAATAGCCAGACAAGCAACAGAGGCTAAAGATGCTAATAATATAAAGGATCCACACCTTGGCTGGATGATAGGGTTCTTATTCCTCGTCAGTTTCATTGGGCTATTGGCACTTGTGCCCCTAAGAAAA ATTATGATTGTTGACTACAAGCTGACCTATCCAAGCGGCACAGCCACTGCATATCTCATCAATGGTTTTCATACACCTGAGGGTGCCAAACTTGCAAA GAAGCAAGTAAAGACACTGGGCAAGTACTTCGTGTTTAGCTTTTTCTGGGGCTTTTTTCAGTGGTTCTACACCGCAGGGGATGACTGTGGATTCAAAAATTTCCCAACATTGGGTCTTGAAGCTTATAAACACAG GTTCTTCTTTGACTTCTCTCCTACATATGTTGGAGTTGGCATGATCTGCCCATACATTGTGAATGTGTCTGTTCTGCTAGGCGGTATCCTCTCATGGGGTGTAATGTGGCCTCTCATTGCCAAGAAGAAGGGGAGTTGGTACCCAGCTGACGCCGGAGACTCAAGTCTACATGGACTGCAGGCTTACAGG GTTTTTATTTCCATTGCTTTGATTCTTGGGGATGGTTTATACAACTTCATTAAGGTGCTGCTCCGCACTATTGCGGGCTTCATAACAATGGTTCAGCAAAATTCAAAAAGCATGCTTCCCGTTTCAGACATTGGCAGCTCAATGTCCACTACTGAAGATGTATCCTTCGACGAAGAACGGCGCACTGAGCTTTTTCTGAAAGATCAAATTCCCAAGTCAGTTGCATATGGAGGCTATATCGCAGTTGCTGCTATATCGATTGGCACTCTTCCTCAGATCTTCCCGCAGCTCAAGTGGTACTACATTTTGGTTGCCTATGTGGTGGCGCCTGTGCTGGCCTTCTGCAACGCCTACGGAAGTGGCCTCACTGACTGGTCTCTCGCCTCCACCTACGGCAAGCTCGCCATCTTCGTGTTTGGCGCTTGGGCCGGCCTCGCTCACGGTGGTGTACTCGTCGGGCTCGCCGCGTGTGGCGTCATGATGAGCATCGTGTCCACGGCCTCAGACCTGATGCAGGACTTCAAGACCGGGTACCTGACGCTCGCGTCGCCGAGGTCTATGTTCATCAGCCAGGTGATCGGAACCGGGATGGGGTGCGTCATCGCGCCCTGTGTCTTCTGGCTGTTCTACAAGGCTTTCGGCGACATCGGCGAGAGCGGCACCGAATACCCGGCGCCCTACGCCATAGTGTACCGCAACATGGCCATCCTCGGTGTGGATGGCTTCGGCTCGCTGCCGAAGAACTGCCTCACCCTCTGCTACATCTTCTTCGCGGTGGCGATCGCCATCAACCTGGTGAGGGACCTGGCCCCGCACAGGGTGTCGAGGTTCATCCCGCTGCCGATGGCGATGGCTATCCCCTTCTACATCGGGCCCTACTTCGCCATCGACATGTTCCTGGGCAGCACGATCCTCTTCGTGTGGTCGCGGCTGAACAAGGCAAAGGCGGACGCATTCGGGCCCGCGGTAGCCTCGGGACTGATCTGCGGGGACGGGATCTGGACCCTGCCGCAGTCCATTCTGGCTCTGGCTAAGGTGAATCCCCCAATTTGCATGAAGTTTTTGTCGAGAGCAACCAATGCCAAGGTGGACAGCTTCCTCGGGTTGTCGTGA
- the LOC120709818 gene encoding probable metal-nicotianamine transporter YSL14 isoform X3, protein MSDKIARQATEAKDANNIKDPHLGWMIGFLFLVSFIGLLALVPLRKIMIVDYKLTYPSGTATAYLINGFHTPEGAKLAKKQVKTLGKYFVFSFFWGFFQWFYTAGDDCGFKNFPTLGLEAYKHRFFFDFSPTYVGVGMICPYIVNVSVLLGGILSWGVMWPLIAKKKGSWYPADAGDSSLHGLQAYRVFISIALILGDGLYNFIKVLLRTIAGFITMVQQNSKSMLPVSDIGSSMSTTEDVSFDEERRTELFLKDQIPKSVAYGGYIAVAAISIGTLPQIFPQLKWYYILVAYVVAPVLAFCNAYGSGLTDWSLASTYGKLAIFVFGAWAGLAHGGVLVGLAACGVMMSIVSTASDLMQDFKTGYLTLASPRSMFISQVIGTGMGCVIAPCVFWLFYKAFGDIGESGTEYPAPYAIVYRNMAILGVDGFGSLPKNCLTLCYIFFAVAIAINLVRDLAPHRVSRFIPLPMAMAIPFYIGPYFAIDMFLGSTILFVWSRLNKAKADAFGPAVASGLICGDGIWTLPQSILALAKVNPPICMKFLSRATNAKVDSFLGLS, encoded by the exons ATGAGTGATAAAATAGCCAGACAAGCAACAGAGGCTAAAGATGCTAATAATATAAAGGATCCACACCTTGGCTGGATGATAGGGTTCTTATTCCTCGTCAGTTTCATTGGGCTATTGGCACTTGTGCCCCTAAGAAAA ATTATGATTGTTGACTACAAGCTGACCTATCCAAGCGGCACAGCCACTGCATATCTCATCAATGGTTTTCATACACCTGAGGGTGCCAAACTTGCAAA GAAGCAAGTAAAGACACTGGGCAAGTACTTCGTGTTTAGCTTTTTCTGGGGCTTTTTTCAGTGGTTCTACACCGCAGGGGATGACTGTGGATTCAAAAATTTCCCAACATTGGGTCTTGAAGCTTATAAACACAG GTTCTTCTTTGACTTCTCTCCTACATATGTTGGAGTTGGCATGATCTGCCCATACATTGTGAATGTGTCTGTTCTGCTAGGCGGTATCCTCTCATGGGGTGTAATGTGGCCTCTCATTGCCAAGAAGAAGGGGAGTTGGTACCCAGCTGACGCCGGAGACTCAAGTCTACATGGACTGCAGGCTTACAGG GTTTTTATTTCCATTGCTTTGATTCTTGGGGATGGTTTATACAACTTCATTAAGGTGCTGCTCCGCACTATTGCGGGCTTCATAACAATGGTTCAGCAAAATTCAAAAAGCATGCTTCCCGTTTCAGACATTGGCAGCTCAATGTCCACTACTGAAGATGTATCCTTCGACGAAGAACGGCGCACTGAGCTTTTTCTGAAAGATCAAATTCCCAAGTCAGTTGCATATGGAGGCTATATCGCAGTTGCTGCTATATCGATTGGCACTCTTCCTCAGATCTTCCCGCAGCTCAAGTGGTACTACATTTTGGTTGCCTATGTGGTGGCGCCTGTGCTGGCCTTCTGCAACGCCTACGGAAGTGGCCTCACTGACTGGTCTCTCGCCTCCACCTACGGCAAGCTCGCCATCTTCGTGTTTGGCGCTTGGGCCGGCCTCGCTCACGGTGGTGTACTCGTCGGGCTCGCCGCGTGTGGCGTCATGATGAGCATCGTGTCCACGGCCTCAGACCTGATGCAGGACTTCAAGACCGGGTACCTGACGCTCGCGTCGCCGAGGTCTATGTTCATCAGCCAGGTGATCGGAACCGGGATGGGGTGCGTCATCGCGCCCTGTGTCTTCTGGCTGTTCTACAAGGCTTTCGGCGACATCGGCGAGAGCGGCACCGAATACCCGGCGCCCTACGCCATAGTGTACCGCAACATGGCCATCCTCGGTGTGGATGGCTTCGGCTCGCTGCCGAAGAACTGCCTCACCCTCTGCTACATCTTCTTCGCGGTGGCGATCGCCATCAACCTGGTGAGGGACCTGGCCCCGCACAGGGTGTCGAGGTTCATCCCGCTGCCGATGGCGATGGCTATCCCCTTCTACATCGGGCCCTACTTCGCCATCGACATGTTCCTGGGCAGCACGATCCTCTTCGTGTGGTCGCGGCTGAACAAGGCAAAGGCGGACGCATTCGGGCCCGCGGTAGCCTCGGGACTGATCTGCGGGGACGGGATCTGGACCCTGCCGCAGTCCATTCTGGCTCTGGCTAAGGTGAATCCCCCAATTTGCATGAAGTTTTTGTCGAGAGCAACCAATGCCAAGGTGGACAGCTTCCTCGGGTTGTCGTGA
- the LOC120709818 gene encoding probable metal-nicotianamine transporter YSL14 isoform X1: MAARPTTAAGGGGGGDEEVSEAGASPELRHRHAGKGAGEAGGGEGPAGGNGADAASVERVFADKGVPSWREQLTLRAFVVSALLAVMFCVIVMKLNLTTGIIPSLNVSAGLLGFFFVRMWTAAAGRMGFLRQPFTRQENTVIQTCVVSAYGIAFSGGFGSYLFGMSDKIARQATEAKDANNIKDPHLGWMIGFLFLVSFIGLLALVPLRKIMIVDYKLTYPSGTATAYLINGFHTPEGAKLAKKQVKTLGKYFVFSFFWGFFQWFYTAGDDCGFKNFPTLGLEAYKHRFFFDFSPTYVGVGMICPYIVNVSVLLGGILSWGVMWPLIAKKKGSWYPADAGDSSLHGLQAYRVFISIALILGDGLYNFIKVLLRTIAGFITMVQQNSKSMLPVSDIGSSMSTTEDVSFDEERRTELFLKDQIPKSVAYGGYIAVAAISIGTLPQIFPQLKWYYILVAYVVAPVLAFCNAYGSGLTDWSLASTYGKLAIFVFGAWAGLAHGGVLVGLAACGVMMSIVSTASDLMQDFKTGYLTLASPRSMFISQVIGTGMGCVIAPCVFWLFYKAFGDIGESGTEYPAPYAIVYRNMAILGVDGFGSLPKNCLTLCYIFFAVAIAINLVRDLAPHRVSRFIPLPMAMAIPFYIGPYFAIDMFLGSTILFVWSRLNKAKADAFGPAVASGLICGDGIWTLPQSILALAKVNPPICMKFLSRATNAKVDSFLGLS; encoded by the exons ATGGCGGCGCGCCCCACCACCGCGGCgggaggcgggggcgggggggACGAGGAGGTGTCGGAGGCGGGCGCGTCCCCGGAGCTGCGGCACCGCCACGCGGGCAAGGGCGCGGgcgaggccgggggcggcgagggGCCGGCGGGCGGCAATGGCGCCGACGCGGCGTCGGTGGAGCGGGTGTTCGCGGACAAGGGGGTGCCGTCGTGGCGGGAGCAGCTCACGCTGCGGGCGTTCGTCGTCtccgcgctgctcgccgtcatGTTCTGCGTCATCGTCATGAAGCTCAACCTCACCACGGGGATCATCCCCTCGCTCAACGTCTCCGCGGGGCTGCTCGGCTTCTTCTTCGTCCGCAtgtggaccgccgccgccggccggatgGGCTTCCTCCGCCAGCCCTTCACGCGCCAGGAGAACACCGTCATCCAGACCTGCGTCGTCTCCGCCTACGGCATCGCGTTCAGCG GTGGCTTCGGTAGTTATCTATTTGGGATGAGTGATAAAATAGCCAGACAAGCAACAGAGGCTAAAGATGCTAATAATATAAAGGATCCACACCTTGGCTGGATGATAGGGTTCTTATTCCTCGTCAGTTTCATTGGGCTATTGGCACTTGTGCCCCTAAGAAAA ATTATGATTGTTGACTACAAGCTGACCTATCCAAGCGGCACAGCCACTGCATATCTCATCAATGGTTTTCATACACCTGAGGGTGCCAAACTTGCAAA GAAGCAAGTAAAGACACTGGGCAAGTACTTCGTGTTTAGCTTTTTCTGGGGCTTTTTTCAGTGGTTCTACACCGCAGGGGATGACTGTGGATTCAAAAATTTCCCAACATTGGGTCTTGAAGCTTATAAACACAG GTTCTTCTTTGACTTCTCTCCTACATATGTTGGAGTTGGCATGATCTGCCCATACATTGTGAATGTGTCTGTTCTGCTAGGCGGTATCCTCTCATGGGGTGTAATGTGGCCTCTCATTGCCAAGAAGAAGGGGAGTTGGTACCCAGCTGACGCCGGAGACTCAAGTCTACATGGACTGCAGGCTTACAGG GTTTTTATTTCCATTGCTTTGATTCTTGGGGATGGTTTATACAACTTCATTAAGGTGCTGCTCCGCACTATTGCGGGCTTCATAACAATGGTTCAGCAAAATTCAAAAAGCATGCTTCCCGTTTCAGACATTGGCAGCTCAATGTCCACTACTGAAGATGTATCCTTCGACGAAGAACGGCGCACTGAGCTTTTTCTGAAAGATCAAATTCCCAAGTCAGTTGCATATGGAGGCTATATCGCAGTTGCTGCTATATCGATTGGCACTCTTCCTCAGATCTTCCCGCAGCTCAAGTGGTACTACATTTTGGTTGCCTATGTGGTGGCGCCTGTGCTGGCCTTCTGCAACGCCTACGGAAGTGGCCTCACTGACTGGTCTCTCGCCTCCACCTACGGCAAGCTCGCCATCTTCGTGTTTGGCGCTTGGGCCGGCCTCGCTCACGGTGGTGTACTCGTCGGGCTCGCCGCGTGTGGCGTCATGATGAGCATCGTGTCCACGGCCTCAGACCTGATGCAGGACTTCAAGACCGGGTACCTGACGCTCGCGTCGCCGAGGTCTATGTTCATCAGCCAGGTGATCGGAACCGGGATGGGGTGCGTCATCGCGCCCTGTGTCTTCTGGCTGTTCTACAAGGCTTTCGGCGACATCGGCGAGAGCGGCACCGAATACCCGGCGCCCTACGCCATAGTGTACCGCAACATGGCCATCCTCGGTGTGGATGGCTTCGGCTCGCTGCCGAAGAACTGCCTCACCCTCTGCTACATCTTCTTCGCGGTGGCGATCGCCATCAACCTGGTGAGGGACCTGGCCCCGCACAGGGTGTCGAGGTTCATCCCGCTGCCGATGGCGATGGCTATCCCCTTCTACATCGGGCCCTACTTCGCCATCGACATGTTCCTGGGCAGCACGATCCTCTTCGTGTGGTCGCGGCTGAACAAGGCAAAGGCGGACGCATTCGGGCCCGCGGTAGCCTCGGGACTGATCTGCGGGGACGGGATCTGGACCCTGCCGCAGTCCATTCTGGCTCTGGCTAAGGTGAATCCCCCAATTTGCATGAAGTTTTTGTCGAGAGCAACCAATGCCAAGGTGGACAGCTTCCTCGGGTTGTCGTGA